In Polypterus senegalus isolate Bchr_013 chromosome 12, ASM1683550v1, whole genome shotgun sequence, the following are encoded in one genomic region:
- the vhl gene encoding von Hippel-Lindau disease tumor suppressor: protein MLEMQHPVPARRPPPVIKSYNSRISCNVVFCNRTLRVVRPVWINFNGEPQPFRDLQPGTGRRMTTYLGHPWMFRDAETDTCLQVNGREMFIPNISHHAAPRESLVFITLPVYSLKEICLQRVRGLVKREDYRKLEIARSLHDDLEDHPAVEKDLQRIALRLVEKREMQQE from the exons ATGCTTGAGATGCAGCATCCTGTTCCTGCACGCCGCCCTCCTCCAGTAATTAAATCTTATAACAGTCGTATCTCATGTAACGTTGTCTTTTGTAACCGAACACTTCGGGTGGTCCGACCAGTATGGATCAATTTTAATGGGGAGCCGCAGCCGTTCAGAGACTTGCAACCCGGAACCGGGAGGCGGATGACGACATACTTAG GTCATCCTTGGATGTTCAGAGATGCAGAAACAGACACGTGTCTGCAAGTGAATGGAAGAGAGATGTTCATACCTAACATATCACATCATGCAGCACCTAGGGAATCACTGGTCTTCATCACTCTTCCAG TTTACAGCCTAAAGGAAATATGTTTGCAAAGAGTACGCGGCCTTGTGAAGCGAGAAGACTACAGAAAGTTGGAAATAGCAAGATCATTACATGATGACCTGGAGGACCACCCAGCTGTAGAAAAAGATCTGCAGAGAATTGCACTGCGACTGGTAGAAAAAAGGGAAATGCAGCAGGAGTGA